The following coding sequences lie in one Thalassoglobus polymorphus genomic window:
- a CDS encoding SRPBCC family protein yields the protein MKFEQNRGDGWAFEVEQRFHQSRSELFEYFGDAGNLEEITPPWLNFRILTPAPIEMSVGTLIDYKLRLRFVPVRWRTEIQVWEPPYCFVDSQLRGPYKKWIHEHTFEEIDGGTLMRDRVMYDVPGGKLIHDLIVRPDLEKIFHYRQIKLAVRFGEFENTRTAIGALNE from the coding sequence CGAGCAACGCTTCCATCAATCGCGTTCAGAACTGTTCGAGTATTTCGGTGATGCTGGGAATCTGGAGGAGATCACCCCACCTTGGTTGAACTTCCGAATTCTCACACCAGCACCGATTGAAATGTCCGTCGGGACTCTGATTGACTACAAATTGAGGCTGCGATTCGTGCCTGTCCGTTGGCGAACGGAAATCCAGGTTTGGGAACCTCCTTACTGCTTCGTCGATTCCCAGTTGCGAGGCCCATACAAGAAGTGGATTCACGAACATACTTTTGAGGAAATTGATGGAGGAACGTTGATGCGTGATCGAGTGATGTACGACGTCCCCGGCGGGAAACTCATTCACGATCTGATCGTGCGTCCAGATCTCGAAAAAATCTTCCATTATCGCCAGATAAAACTTGCTGTCAGGTTCGGCGAGTTCGAGAACACAAGAACCGCCATCGGAGCGTTGAATGAATAA
- a CDS encoding cryptochrome/DNA photolyase family protein has protein sequence MNNVPEKRIRALNNHDVNPSGDYILYWMIANRRSRSNFSLERAAEWAQRLGKPLIVFEAVRVKYRWASDRLHKFILQGMANQRESFKNAPLTYYCYVEPEPNDGKGLLEELAKKACVVVTDDFPCFFIPTMLKVVSRRVKVKLEAVDSNGLFPMSATDRVFTKAHSFRRFLQKEILEHLDNVPNENFLNQLDLPQTGEVPQQILSKWPEATDLTLTATADVLKTFPIDHAVKPASFDGGEVAATRTLKEFLDDGFERYADDRNHPDTDASSRLSPYLHFGHISAHTIFSEIAAREGWTPANVAEKPNGSREGWWGMSEHAEGYLDEVITWRELGYNMCSHESNYDKYESLPDWAKTTLEEHLHDEREYVYSLSEFESASTHDEVWNAAQRQLVQEGRMHNYLRMLWGKKIFEWSETPRDAIQIMIELNNKYAVDGRNPNSYSGIFWVLGRYDRAWGPERSVYGKIRYMTSESTKRKLKMKEYLKRYSSHSKLF, from the coding sequence ATGAATAATGTCCCCGAAAAACGAATTCGCGCGTTGAACAATCACGATGTTAATCCGTCGGGGGATTACATTTTATATTGGATGATTGCGAATCGACGCTCGCGTTCGAATTTCTCGTTAGAGCGAGCAGCTGAATGGGCTCAACGACTCGGTAAACCGCTGATTGTCTTTGAAGCAGTTCGCGTAAAATATCGCTGGGCAAGTGACCGATTACACAAGTTCATTCTACAGGGAATGGCGAATCAACGAGAGTCTTTCAAAAACGCCCCGCTGACTTACTACTGCTACGTCGAGCCTGAGCCAAACGATGGGAAAGGATTGCTCGAAGAACTCGCTAAGAAAGCATGTGTTGTCGTCACGGATGATTTTCCATGTTTCTTCATCCCAACAATGCTGAAGGTTGTTTCTCGTCGAGTGAAGGTCAAGTTGGAAGCTGTTGATTCCAACGGACTGTTCCCGATGTCCGCAACAGATCGAGTGTTCACCAAAGCACATTCGTTTCGACGCTTTCTGCAAAAAGAAATTCTTGAGCATCTTGATAATGTGCCGAACGAAAACTTTTTGAATCAGCTCGATCTCCCGCAGACTGGCGAGGTTCCCCAGCAGATTCTTTCAAAATGGCCAGAAGCGACTGATCTGACGTTAACTGCCACCGCTGATGTCTTGAAAACTTTTCCCATTGACCATGCGGTAAAGCCTGCCTCGTTCGATGGAGGAGAAGTCGCAGCTACGAGGACGCTGAAAGAGTTCCTCGACGATGGCTTCGAGCGTTATGCCGATGATCGAAATCATCCCGATACCGATGCGAGTAGTCGACTCTCACCCTACTTACATTTTGGACACATTTCGGCTCATACGATTTTTTCTGAAATCGCCGCCCGTGAAGGTTGGACGCCAGCAAACGTTGCAGAGAAGCCCAACGGGTCGCGTGAAGGTTGGTGGGGAATGTCCGAGCATGCAGAAGGTTATCTTGATGAGGTGATCACCTGGAGAGAATTGGGATACAACATGTGTTCCCATGAGTCGAACTACGACAAGTACGAGTCACTTCCCGATTGGGCAAAGACGACGCTGGAGGAGCATCTCCACGATGAACGGGAGTATGTCTACTCTCTGAGTGAGTTTGAATCAGCAAGCACTCATGATGAAGTCTGGAATGCTGCTCAACGTCAACTTGTGCAAGAAGGCCGCATGCACAACTACCTGCGAATGCTCTGGGGAAAGAAGATCTTCGAGTGGAGCGAAACTCCGCGAGACGCCATTCAGATTATGATCGAGCTTAACAACAAGTACGCAGTCGATGGTCGCAACCCGAACAGTTACTCCGGCATCTTCTGGGTTCTGGGACGATACGATCGTGCCTGGGGGCCCGAGCGAAGTGTCTACGGAAAGATTCGCTACATGACCAGCGAAAGCACCAAGAGAAAGCTGAAGATGAAGGAGTACCTGAAACGGTACTCCAGTCACTCGAAGCTGTTTTAA
- a CDS encoding type III polyketide synthase, translated as MPLSILGMGTALPETTVTQDESLRIAQLLAEGHPELIDTLSRLYPKTTIQQRHVVHDPIMLKNLLSKAEIANQEADEIRSNGGPGTFHRLQLVDKAAGPLAAEAALKALEEAGLSAADVTHLVTVSSTAGSAPGFDSALIESIGLSKHVERTNVGMMMCQAAMNGLRVSNAFASSETDAVVLMVSLEICSAHYDLQPMPKKLVTNAIFADGAAAVVGTSRPTSDWQVDLSRGYLLNNERDNLRVAFGDQGLDIRLSTKVPLLIEDKLGDWVKGWLNESGMKLSDIRSWAIHPGGPKILEAASASLGITRQDIQDSWDVLSDVGNMSSPTVLFILDRLRKRNAELPCVAIAFGPGLTIEATLIGKAAAGVANTDPQDIAA; from the coding sequence ATGCCACTATCAATTCTGGGAATGGGGACCGCACTCCCTGAAACAACTGTCACTCAAGACGAGTCCCTCCGAATCGCGCAGCTACTTGCCGAAGGTCATCCCGAACTGATTGACACCCTCAGCCGGTTGTATCCCAAGACAACAATTCAGCAACGTCACGTTGTCCATGATCCAATCATGCTGAAAAATTTGCTTTCTAAAGCTGAGATTGCGAATCAGGAAGCAGACGAAATTCGCTCAAATGGCGGTCCGGGAACGTTTCACCGTCTCCAGCTGGTCGACAAAGCTGCCGGCCCACTCGCCGCTGAAGCTGCATTGAAAGCACTCGAGGAAGCAGGCTTGTCTGCAGCAGATGTGACTCATCTGGTTACGGTCTCCAGTACCGCCGGTTCGGCTCCAGGTTTTGACTCAGCCCTTATCGAATCGATTGGGCTCTCCAAACACGTTGAGCGAACCAATGTCGGCATGATGATGTGCCAGGCAGCGATGAACGGACTGCGAGTTTCCAACGCCTTCGCAAGTTCCGAAACCGACGCAGTGGTATTGATGGTTTCACTCGAAATTTGCAGTGCCCATTACGACTTGCAGCCGATGCCGAAGAAGCTCGTGACAAATGCGATTTTCGCAGACGGAGCAGCTGCCGTTGTCGGAACATCAAGACCGACTTCAGACTGGCAAGTCGATTTGAGTCGTGGGTACTTACTCAATAACGAACGCGACAATTTGCGAGTCGCCTTCGGAGATCAAGGACTCGACATTCGCCTCTCGACGAAGGTCCCTTTACTCATTGAAGACAAGCTGGGAGATTGGGTCAAAGGTTGGTTGAACGAGTCGGGCATGAAGCTCTCAGACATCCGCTCCTGGGCAATTCATCCGGGTGGACCAAAGATTCTCGAAGCTGCCAGTGCGTCACTCGGGATTACCCGGCAAGACATTCAGGACAGCTGGGATGTTCTCTCTGACGTAGGAAACATGTCCTCGCCAACGGTTCTGTTCATCCTTGATCGTTTGCGAAAACGAAATGCAGAACTCCCATGTGTTGCAATTGCATTTGGCCCCGGCCTCACAATTGAAGCGACACTCATCGGGAAAGCTGCAGCCGGTGTCGCCAATACAGATCCGCAAGACATCGCGGCTTAA
- a CDS encoding outer membrane protein assembly factor BamB family protein, which translates to MNRNLILAVVVSQGLFAFSQLQAEAPTTRTAQKVRQPASADWPSWRGPNGDGHASPDQKAPVKWDEKTNIAWKKAIPGKGHGSPIVVGEHVYLATSVDEKETRSLLCLNRKTGEIEWETVVHQGHAVLPRNKKGTQASSTPACDGERLFINFLNDDAMYTSALSLEGEILWQRKISDYVVHQGFGSSPVIHEQLVIVVADNKSGGAIAGLNRETGEVVWKRDRPETPNYPSPVIMETSGKVQLIMIGCDLVTSLDPLTGKENWEIEGATTECVTSTVTNGDLIYTTGGYPKNHVAAVRTDGSGKTEWENGVRVYVPSLLIKDGYLYGVTDAGVAMCWNAATGKEVWKGRLGGTFSSSPVLVGNLIYVSNEASESFIFEASPDEFTLVSKNNLENVCFSTPAICGGQIFIRVAQQTGEARQEYVYCIAETPSQSDN; encoded by the coding sequence ATGAACCGAAATCTCATTCTAGCTGTGGTTGTCTCCCAGGGACTCTTCGCATTTTCACAGCTTCAAGCAGAAGCACCGACTACACGAACTGCACAAAAAGTTCGCCAGCCGGCCTCAGCAGATTGGCCCTCCTGGCGGGGACCAAATGGGGATGGACATGCTTCACCCGATCAGAAGGCGCCTGTCAAATGGGATGAGAAAACCAACATCGCCTGGAAGAAGGCGATCCCGGGAAAAGGGCATGGCTCGCCGATTGTCGTTGGGGAACACGTTTACTTAGCAACATCTGTCGACGAAAAGGAAACGCGATCGCTGCTTTGCCTGAATCGAAAGACAGGAGAGATCGAGTGGGAAACGGTAGTCCATCAGGGTCATGCAGTTCTTCCACGAAACAAAAAAGGGACACAAGCCTCCTCGACACCTGCCTGTGATGGCGAGCGATTGTTTATCAACTTCCTGAACGATGACGCCATGTACACATCGGCACTGTCGCTTGAAGGTGAAATTTTATGGCAGCGGAAAATCTCTGACTATGTTGTCCATCAGGGATTCGGTTCGTCTCCCGTCATCCATGAACAACTCGTGATTGTCGTCGCTGACAATAAGTCCGGAGGAGCGATTGCCGGTTTGAACCGAGAGACAGGCGAAGTCGTCTGGAAACGCGACCGTCCCGAAACTCCAAACTACCCTTCACCAGTCATCATGGAAACCTCGGGCAAAGTGCAGCTGATCATGATCGGCTGTGATCTGGTGACGAGTCTTGATCCACTCACCGGGAAAGAGAACTGGGAAATCGAAGGCGCAACGACAGAGTGCGTCACATCGACAGTGACTAATGGAGACCTGATTTACACGACCGGCGGCTACCCGAAGAACCATGTCGCTGCCGTCCGAACTGATGGATCAGGAAAAACGGAATGGGAGAATGGCGTACGAGTTTATGTCCCCTCCTTACTCATTAAAGATGGGTACTTGTACGGCGTCACCGATGCCGGAGTTGCCATGTGCTGGAATGCAGCCACTGGTAAAGAGGTCTGGAAAGGCCGTCTCGGCGGAACATTTTCATCCTCGCCCGTCTTGGTCGGAAACTTGATTTATGTTTCGAATGAGGCGAGTGAATCGTTCATCTTCGAGGCCTCTCCAGATGAGTTCACACTTGTTTCGAAAAACAATCTTGAAAATGTTTGTTTCTCGACGCCTGCAATTTGCGGCGGACAAATTTTCATACGTGTCGCCCAACAAACTGGTGAAGCACGTCAGGAATATGTGTACTGTATCGCTGAGACACCGAGCCAGTCTGATAACTAA
- a CDS encoding reverse transcriptase family protein, translating to MGLFDFIKGLFGGSAQVQSGPTHADVNPAHDQAGRDQTETSYAESIHADAGEAVPHEHSSPQNSSSNKVFRERKASKNIVLRKFSYRPSTVATPQEQEIVRHRPYKFAVPGPHTGEFLDLSQDADERWLEYYGLPTLATPDDLADWFGISIGKLAWLTHRMRDGNRPKDVKDAHYHFQWKKKRSGSWRLIEAPKEELKGVQTKILREILDLVPAHPAAHGFVPGRSILSNAVPHVGSKFLLKLDLENFYPTVRYSRVVAIFRSLGFSREVSIWLARLTVSAPPWSLDAPKKNWEFWQLMPPHLPQGAPTSPALANLSAFALDVRLSGMAKAYNLKYTRYADDLTFSGPGLSIPALNEFIPLTSKIIAAERFFVNKKKRKIIRNSQRQCVTGVVVNEKINVSRQDYDQLKAILHNCVKTGPQQQNRNQHPDFASHLRGRIAHMMQLNPSRGAKLLEIYQKIRW from the coding sequence ATGGGGCTTTTTGACTTCATTAAAGGCTTGTTTGGCGGTTCTGCTCAGGTGCAATCCGGGCCCACTCACGCTGACGTTAATCCCGCTCACGATCAGGCTGGGAGAGACCAGACTGAGACAAGTTACGCAGAAAGTATTCACGCTGATGCTGGCGAAGCAGTTCCACATGAACATTCGTCCCCCCAAAACTCTTCTTCGAACAAAGTTTTTCGCGAAAGAAAAGCATCGAAAAACATTGTCCTGAGGAAATTCAGCTATCGACCAAGCACTGTTGCGACTCCTCAAGAGCAAGAAATTGTCAGGCACCGCCCCTACAAATTTGCCGTTCCGGGACCGCACACAGGAGAGTTTCTAGATCTCAGTCAGGATGCCGATGAACGCTGGCTGGAATATTACGGATTGCCAACACTGGCGACTCCGGACGACCTGGCAGACTGGTTCGGCATTTCTATCGGAAAGCTGGCGTGGCTGACTCATCGAATGCGGGATGGCAACCGTCCTAAAGATGTCAAAGATGCTCACTATCACTTTCAATGGAAAAAGAAACGCTCAGGAAGTTGGCGACTGATCGAAGCTCCCAAGGAGGAATTAAAGGGAGTCCAAACAAAAATTCTTCGCGAAATCCTCGACCTTGTTCCCGCCCATCCGGCAGCTCACGGATTTGTCCCGGGGCGTTCCATTCTCTCAAACGCGGTCCCGCATGTCGGCAGTAAGTTTTTGTTGAAGTTGGATCTGGAAAACTTCTATCCGACAGTTCGTTACTCGCGCGTTGTGGCCATTTTCCGTAGCCTTGGATTTAGCCGAGAAGTCAGCATCTGGCTTGCTCGCTTAACGGTTTCAGCTCCTCCGTGGAGTCTGGATGCGCCTAAGAAAAACTGGGAGTTCTGGCAGTTGATGCCACCTCATCTCCCGCAAGGTGCACCCACATCCCCTGCCCTCGCCAACTTATCAGCCTTTGCTCTCGACGTCCGACTGTCGGGGATGGCCAAGGCTTACAATCTCAAATACACCCGCTACGCCGATGACCTCACGTTCTCGGGACCGGGCTTATCGATCCCTGCCCTCAATGAATTCATCCCGCTGACCTCGAAAATCATCGCTGCCGAACGCTTCTTCGTGAATAAGAAGAAGCGAAAGATCATCCGCAACAGCCAACGGCAATGCGTGACCGGGGTTGTGGTTAACGAAAAGATCAACGTTTCTCGGCAAGACTACGATCAACTGAAAGCGATCTTGCATAACTGTGTCAAAACTGGTCCGCAACAACAAAACCGAAATCAGCACCCCGATTTCGCCTCTCATCTCCGCGGACGGATCGCCCATATGATGCAATTGAATCCAAGCCGGGGAGCGAAATTGCTTGAGATCTACCAGAAGATCCGCTGGTAA
- a CDS encoding RNA polymerase sigma factor gives MPLLETDRQILNRCLQREPGAWEAFVDRFLGLFIHVISHTAHARSLKLSQADIEDLCSEIFLTLLKNEFAVLRHFKGRSSLASYLVVVARRIVVKAVIKRKQLEAMGHVNAHQSALHGGGSDHVQRLSDTEEVRVLLAQLPASEANVVRLYHLEGKSYREISNLIGIPENSIGPTLHRARERMKQLKVTSE, from the coding sequence GTGCCATTACTGGAAACAGATCGACAAATCCTCAACCGCTGCCTCCAGCGTGAGCCCGGGGCTTGGGAAGCGTTTGTTGATCGATTTCTAGGGCTCTTCATCCATGTTATCAGCCACACGGCACATGCTCGCAGCTTGAAACTCTCTCAGGCTGATATCGAAGATCTTTGCTCGGAAATCTTTCTGACGCTCCTGAAAAATGAATTTGCGGTACTCCGGCACTTTAAAGGGCGTTCGTCCTTGGCCAGCTATCTGGTTGTGGTAGCAAGGCGCATTGTTGTCAAAGCTGTCATCAAGCGAAAGCAGCTGGAGGCAATGGGCCACGTCAATGCTCATCAATCGGCATTGCATGGCGGAGGGTCCGATCACGTGCAGCGACTCTCGGACACGGAAGAAGTTCGTGTCTTGTTAGCTCAGCTGCCCGCTTCAGAAGCCAACGTTGTTCGGCTCTATCACCTCGAAGGGAAGAGCTACCGGGAGATCAGTAACCTCATCGGGATTCCAGAAAACTCGATTGGCCCGACTTTGCATCGTGCCCGAGAGCGGATGAAGCAACTCAAAGTGACCAGCGAGTAA
- a CDS encoding aminotransferase class IV encodes MQFQEEKQSESICYLNGDMIPFQDARLPVFDLAIMQGATVTERLRTFRHVPYDVDAHLKRLQQSLDLVGWPNLPDLSNLSHVVAEIARLNTKNLAVNSDLAIVLFISAGQAVGDSNGLIDQSKPTVCVYSAPLPFSKWIAGYTQGVELIVPEVRQIPRISIDPKIKMRSRLHWQLADQEARRKNPRALALLLDEYDCLTETSSGNLMIVKNGAVFSPRESQTLDGISRQHVIQICEELEIPFTFTDLKKSDLLQADEAFLTSSTFCLMPVTSVDGNSIGTSTPGTVTEKIRQSWTTSIGLDFVEQAKSAK; translated from the coding sequence ATGCAATTTCAAGAAGAGAAACAGTCTGAATCGATTTGCTACCTGAATGGCGACATGATCCCGTTTCAGGATGCGAGATTGCCGGTGTTCGATCTGGCGATCATGCAGGGAGCGACAGTCACCGAACGTCTGCGCACGTTTCGGCATGTTCCATATGATGTGGACGCACACCTGAAACGGTTACAACAATCTCTCGACCTCGTCGGGTGGCCGAACTTACCTGACTTGAGCAATTTATCGCATGTCGTTGCAGAAATCGCTCGCCTGAACACCAAGAATCTCGCCGTCAATTCAGACCTGGCGATTGTCCTCTTCATCTCAGCCGGGCAAGCTGTCGGGGATTCCAACGGGCTGATCGATCAAAGCAAACCGACAGTTTGCGTCTATTCAGCTCCACTTCCTTTTTCGAAATGGATCGCTGGATACACCCAGGGTGTTGAACTCATCGTGCCTGAAGTTCGGCAGATTCCCCGAATCAGCATCGATCCCAAAATCAAAATGCGCAGCCGTTTGCATTGGCAACTGGCCGATCAGGAAGCTCGTAGAAAAAACCCACGAGCGCTGGCTTTACTTCTTGATGAATATGATTGCCTCACCGAAACCAGCAGCGGCAATTTGATGATCGTCAAGAACGGAGCGGTGTTCTCTCCTCGTGAATCTCAAACACTCGATGGAATCAGCCGACAGCACGTGATTCAAATTTGTGAAGAGCTTGAAATCCCATTCACGTTTACCGACCTGAAGAAATCGGATTTACTGCAAGCTGATGAAGCCTTTTTGACCTCATCGACGTTCTGCCTGATGCCCGTTACGTCAGTGGACGGGAACTCGATTGGAACCTCGACCCCGGGAACTGTGACTGAAAAAATCCGTCAGTCTTGGACAACATCCATTGGGCTCGATTTCGTGGAACAGGCAAAGAGCGCAAAATGA
- the yidD gene encoding membrane protein insertion efficiency factor YidD: MKILYQLPSFLLILAVKGYQITLGPFLGGRCRFEPSCSVYFIEAVKKYGAIRGATKGLLRICRCHPFSRPGYDPP; the protein is encoded by the coding sequence GTGAAGATTCTCTACCAACTTCCTTCGTTTCTGCTAATCCTCGCTGTGAAAGGCTACCAGATCACATTAGGTCCTTTCCTGGGAGGAAGATGTCGATTTGAGCCATCTTGCAGTGTATACTTTATTGAGGCGGTCAAAAAATACGGAGCAATCCGCGGAGCGACCAAAGGTCTTCTTCGGATTTGTCGTTGCCATCCATTTAGTCGGCCTGGCTACGATCCTCCGTAA
- a CDS encoding MazG nucleotide pyrophosphohydrolase domain-containing protein — protein sequence MNAPRTMSLKELQELIQKMYSSKDEQRGIDGTFMWLMEEVGELAAALREGTPEELAREFADVLAWLATIANVANIDLEQAVIEKYGNGCPGCGEMVCNCRIEEKP from the coding sequence ATGAACGCCCCCAGAACGATGTCGCTGAAAGAACTTCAGGAACTGATTCAGAAAATGTATTCGTCTAAGGACGAACAACGTGGCATCGACGGAACGTTCATGTGGTTGATGGAAGAGGTCGGAGAATTGGCTGCGGCATTGCGAGAAGGGACGCCTGAAGAACTTGCGAGAGAGTTCGCCGATGTGCTTGCCTGGCTGGCAACGATTGCAAACGTTGCCAACATCGATCTGGAACAGGCTGTCATCGAAAAATATGGCAACGGTTGTCCGGGATGCGGAGAGATGGTTTGCAACTGCCGGATCGAAGAGAAACCGTAA
- a CDS encoding aldose 1-epimerase family protein, giving the protein MQLFRSSLCITSSLLFAIIVMNSACQGADDFHRFTITNTAEKQYVDSITLSPKDFGGVAADSKWRVRKEILRGGKQEGVDLITLDNGRMKIRIIPTRGLSILDMQVGDFRLGWESPVKEVVHPQFVDLDTRGGLGWLDGFNEWMVRCGLEFAGHPGTDKFVDNTGAEAEMELTLHGKVGNIPASEVELRIQKEAPHRITIRGTVHERMFFGPKLELITEISTVPGSQEITVSDWVTNRGAGDQELMLIYHTNYGAPLLEEGAELLAPIKSLAPMNETAIAGLKDYSTYAAPTPGFSEQVFLTELFANADGETTVCLKSKSGQRAASISFQTKQLPYFTIWKNTTAKADGYVTGLEPGTCFPFNRRVERQFGRVPKLAPGETRQFSLTFGLHLDEKAVQEITQEINQIQDGRKPEISQTPPQHD; this is encoded by the coding sequence ATGCAGCTGTTCCGATCGTCTCTGTGCATCACTTCATCTCTTCTCTTCGCCATCATCGTCATGAATTCGGCCTGTCAGGGAGCGGATGACTTTCACCGTTTTACAATCACGAACACCGCTGAGAAGCAATACGTCGATTCGATAACGCTATCGCCCAAGGACTTTGGAGGCGTGGCTGCCGATTCCAAATGGCGAGTACGCAAGGAAATTCTGCGAGGGGGAAAACAGGAAGGAGTCGATCTGATTACTCTCGACAACGGGCGAATGAAAATTCGCATCATCCCGACTCGTGGGCTGAGCATTCTTGACATGCAGGTCGGAGATTTCAGGCTCGGTTGGGAATCCCCTGTTAAAGAGGTCGTCCATCCTCAATTTGTCGATCTCGATACCCGTGGCGGACTCGGATGGCTCGATGGATTCAATGAGTGGATGGTCCGTTGCGGGCTGGAGTTCGCCGGTCATCCGGGAACCGACAAGTTCGTCGACAACACGGGAGCCGAGGCCGAGATGGAACTGACGCTGCATGGTAAAGTGGGCAACATCCCTGCATCTGAGGTGGAATTGCGAATTCAAAAAGAAGCTCCGCACCGAATTACGATTCGTGGAACTGTTCATGAGCGAATGTTCTTCGGTCCCAAACTCGAACTCATCACCGAAATTTCAACAGTCCCCGGTTCTCAGGAAATCACTGTTTCTGATTGGGTGACCAATCGCGGAGCCGGCGATCAGGAATTGATGCTGATTTATCATACGAATTATGGGGCACCTCTGTTGGAAGAAGGAGCCGAGCTGCTTGCTCCGATTAAGTCTCTCGCCCCGATGAACGAAACTGCCATTGCCGGGCTGAAGGATTATTCGACATACGCTGCTCCAACTCCGGGATTCAGCGAGCAGGTTTTCTTGACTGAACTCTTTGCGAATGCAGATGGAGAAACAACCGTTTGCCTGAAAAGCAAAAGTGGTCAACGAGCGGCATCGATCAGTTTCCAGACGAAGCAGCTTCCCTACTTCACCATCTGGAAGAACACGACCGCCAAAGCAGATGGCTACGTCACCGGACTCGAACCTGGAACGTGCTTCCCGTTCAACCGTCGAGTCGAACGCCAATTCGGCCGCGTTCCGAAATTGGCTCCGGGGGAAACACGGCAGTTCTCGCTCACTTTCGGCCTGCATCTCGATGAGAAAGCTGTTCAGGAAATCACGCAGGAAATCAATCAAATCCAGGACGGACGCAAACCCGAAATCAGCCAGACTCCTCCCCAGCACGATTGA
- a CDS encoding MBOAT family protein — MWTAMNKSSRGKVPPAEIQSSSIRSASWRGVYNGMRAAFTGLISTENAPITIAGFAFALITFLAINLSTKLLNPNWVFMWAIAVVVYGTCKVLTWMRAQPAGNWRKSLVYLFFEPGLNAKRFLSDRSKVVLPCRSEWVCASIFFLVGILSVAVIVPAIAIEQRSLTATVGMIGVVLILHFGFLDLLSLTLRSAGFASTSLMNEPWRATGVADFWSRWNTGFRDLSREFIFYPLVRRKQAQLGLWATFLFSGLVHDLVISIPAHGGYGLPTLYFLIQALAISFERSRLGKTLQLNRGWTGWLFTAMTVLLPVSLLVHFPFQENVIIPMLRDLGNF, encoded by the coding sequence ATGTGGACTGCAATGAACAAGTCGAGTAGAGGAAAAGTCCCGCCAGCGGAAATTCAATCTTCGTCTATTCGCTCTGCCTCGTGGCGAGGAGTCTACAATGGGATGAGAGCGGCCTTCACGGGTCTGATCAGCACTGAAAATGCTCCGATCACGATCGCGGGATTCGCTTTCGCTTTGATCACCTTTTTGGCGATCAACCTCAGCACAAAGTTGCTGAATCCGAATTGGGTCTTCATGTGGGCTATTGCAGTCGTCGTGTATGGGACTTGTAAAGTGCTCACATGGATGCGAGCCCAGCCTGCTGGCAATTGGAGGAAGTCACTCGTTTACCTGTTTTTCGAACCGGGACTCAACGCCAAACGATTTCTGTCAGACCGCTCGAAAGTCGTGCTCCCCTGTCGGAGTGAATGGGTTTGTGCGTCGATATTTTTCCTCGTCGGAATCCTCTCTGTTGCGGTGATCGTGCCTGCGATTGCAATTGAGCAGAGGTCCCTGACCGCTACGGTCGGGATGATCGGAGTCGTATTGATACTCCATTTCGGGTTTCTGGACTTACTTTCGCTCACGTTAAGGAGTGCGGGATTTGCATCGACGTCGTTAATGAATGAGCCATGGCGCGCGACGGGCGTGGCCGATTTTTGGAGTCGTTGGAATACCGGATTCCGTGACCTCTCACGAGAATTTATCTTCTATCCGCTGGTGAGAAGGAAACAGGCACAACTCGGACTTTGGGCAACTTTTCTCTTTAGCGGATTGGTTCATGATCTCGTGATTTCAATACCCGCTCATGGAGGCTACGGGTTGCCGACTCTCTATTTTTTGATTCAGGCCTTGGCGATCAGCTTTGAACGATCCCGCCTCGGAAAGACTTTACAGCTCAATCGCGGTTGGACCGGCTGGTTGTTCACTGCGATGACAGTCTTGTTACCGGTCTCGTTACTAGTTCATTTCCCGTTTCAGGAAAACGTCATCATTCCGATGTTGAGAGACTTAGGAAATTTTTAA